One Bombus terrestris chromosome 15, iyBomTerr1.2, whole genome shotgun sequence genomic window, AACGAGCTTACATGGACAGTGAGTAaatcttctataatttttacaaGGAAATTACATTAGtaaatttagtttattaaaacaataaaattactTTGTATAGGTAAAGGAGATATGGATTATATACTAGAAACTGTTCCATTTACTAGTTGTGATGATGAACCAAGGTTACATAGTATTATCCAAGGTCTCATAGAGAAAGGTGAAGTTCCAGAATACAAAGCTTTTACAGAAGAAAATGACAAGAAGAAGCAACGCAGAAAACGCAAGGTAAGTATCAAACAAGCAAAATTTAAAATGTTATCTATAAATTTCGTTCATATGATTAAACTACAAATAGTTATGCAGatttatacttttatgaacACAAGTAGAGGAATGAAACGTCAGcagaaatttaatttcacatattagatattataatgAATACTCTTTTAGATATCTCACATACTTTTGCGTATCGTgcatattttgtgtattttggTATCTTTAAAAATCTGCAGTTAAAATcttatgaaacaaaaatttttaatactttaaatatttctatatgatTACATTTAAAACTTAtgtaatatgttaataaattaaACCATGATCTAAAAATGATACTTACATATAATCACTTAAGGTAAGTAAGTACTCCATTTTTTACATACTTCCATTGTGCATATCTAACAAGTGTAATTTTCTCGATGTCAAAATTGTCGAAAGTAAACGGTGCGCATTCGAATGGCAACGTGCTCGTAAATTTAAGCGCAGCACCTCACCCCTTCAATTCCGCTATAGATCACTTTAGAGATCTGATGAACAAGTGAGCAGTACGTTATTTTCAagcttttctatttttatcaatacATAGTACTGGTTCACGATTGGAAGCAGTAGTAGGAGGTGGACTAGTAGTACGATTGGGAGGGGGGAATACTAGTAAATAAGTAAAGAGGGAACGCAAGAGAGGATTCAGTCTACAGAACAATTAGATCGGTTCTAGCTGATCGCTAGACGTCGCAGAATTTTCGGCTAAAATCCCTACCACGATGACTGCGATTCTTTAAGTTATTCAAACATATGAGAGCAAAATAATGATATTCAtataaaactttaattaaaacgtatGATATTTTAAACAGTGCAATTgtataattattcaaaattaataaaaatggttGGCATCGTCGGATTATTCCTATGCGCTTTATTGTGTGCTAGTGTCAGTGATGTACAAGGGGCGTGCAAGCAATTACAGAACGATGATATGATAGAATATTCCTGTACGGGTGGACAATTGTCTGATTTGGACAATCTTCCTGCATCGACTggaaaaattcgaatttctcACATGCCAATTCAACGAATAACTGCGGATACCTTTTCAAGGTTTGGTTTGGATCTTTGGGTCCTAGGATGTTCCTACTGTGGTATAATGGACATTGAACCGGGAGCCTTTGAACATCTAAGTAACCTGCAACAATTAAGCTTTGACAACAACCATTTAACCACTATAAAGGAATCTTGGttcagaaaattaaattacttgaCGTACTTGGACCTGAATTACAATAACATAGAGTCTATTGAGGATGGCTTGTTCAAAAATCTACCCGGCCTTGTTGACCTAAGACTATCTGGTAATCGTTTAGAATGCCTAAATCTTGAAGACATGTCACATTTAAAGGGATTAAAAAGAATCTTTCTGAGTGAAAATTCTGAATTCAAGTGTCCAAAAGCTGTCAGTGCTTTTCTCGAGAAGCGTGGAGTAAGTTTCGATAGCGATCCAGAATGGAGTAGAATTCCAAACGATTTAATTTATCCGGAAACACCATACGATTACGACGAAGAGAGCAGCATAGAGGGACAGAGTATAGAGGAGCAATCCACGCCACTACCTGCTCATCGCGAAAGATTGCATCCAACTATAACACCATCTCCAATTGCAACAACACAATATACCCCGCCACCGTTCCGTACAACCGAAGAAGTAGTTTATCGTCCACATAATTCTCCAGATTGGAGAACAACTCCAAGAACAGACGCAGACCCCTACGGAAGCAGACCAAAAACTACAGTTCCACCATATGACGTCAATAGGATATATCACCAATCAGTCCCAGAGGAATATTGGAGAACAACTACGATCTTGTACGGAAGTGGAGGAGAAGCTACAAATCCATCATATGACGAAGATACAAGAGCACCATATATTCCACCAAGAACCGTTGCACCAATCGAACGGGTAACATATCCACAACGTGAAACGACGGACTACAGCAGCCAAGATATAACGACCTTGAGTTCTTGGCCAAGAACCTCGGAATCCGTCGGTGCTGGTGGCGAATACGAGGTCTATCCACCCCACAGGAACCAAGACAAACATTACACAGAACAGCCGGATTATTCAAACCCACCTAACTCAGTCCTTTTGGCATCGAGCCAAATACCACCTCATGTGGAGCTTAACACAGAGCGTTCTATGGATCCCTACTCTGGTTGGTCTGCAAAGAATAGTGTGCCATCAAACGAGAAGTATCCACCTACATCTGTACCCAATATCGAAAACAGAGCATCAGAAATTTCGGTTCCTTCTTTATACACCACTCAATCCATTCACTCTATCCCATATGTACCAGGTGTAATGGTTCAACCTGCTCACCCTGAAAATGTCTATCAACCGCCATATTACGACCCCGCGGTCACTATTCATTCACCGCCATCGGTGAATAATTGGCCACAGCAGGAGGAAGGGACATCGGCAATCGTGCAAATTGAAACGACTACCGATAAGCCATTGCCTAATTGTACAACCAGGAATTTATCATCGTCGAGCCAGAGCTCCATCACGATGATCatcgtttcctttcttcttgCGATTCGCGTCCTTGTGGAGGGATTTTAGCCAATGGAAGTCTCGTTaaactatttaatatttatctgtATATTCTGATGGAATCTCCGACAATGAATCAAGTTTTCGTTGACGAATCGAATGTTTGCGTGAACCTGTGCGGGTGTATTTGCTCTCGCAAGCACCGAACTAGAGTTGAACGGAAGGACGTTTATCTAATCGCAGACTATAGATCGGGTGATTTTATAAGTGCTGTTGGTTTCGTTCGTTTTCGGTTTTGGATCAATCTTCGAGACTTTATTTATCGCGATTCGCTGTCAGAGGAACCAAACGAATTGATTGATTCTTCAGAAGCACCGCGGAGCCTGCAAAACCCAAAGCGTATGTATAGTATACTGCAATCTTGTCGTTTGTGGTTTCATTGACTTAATTTTGATCTGTTGTAGACGAACTACGTGATCTTATTGTTATTCTGTACAGATGAAGAAACTGTGTGGTTTGGTACATTAATGTTTTTAATGATGCAATGCACAGGAATGTGTATAATTTACCAAATCATACAGCATCATTGTTGTGAAATTACAACGATGTCACATTAGTCGTGTTGTCGGACTTTAAGCGGTTTATTTGCTAGTTCTGCACGCTCTAGAATCTATCGAGAAGATGTGCATCGTTTGTTTGCCAAAGAGGAACGCCAAATATGATATCCACGGGGCGCGATGCTGAATATCAATTGAAACAGTAATAAGCGACGAGGGCCAATGCAATGTATCCGGTGTGCTAATGAAATAATTACTAATGTCGTTCAATCTAATGCTGAGCGTTATGTAACGACCTTGACTGGTGTACTTTATCGAGATGTGCTGCGTTTCGTGTTTTGTCAAAGAGCTTAACCCTTTCATATCTGTGACGAGATATCTCAGCAATATACGGCGATGCTTACATGCGATGCTATGAACCGTACGTTATATCttgcgtgtttttttttttcttctttaactcaTTAATGCGTAAAATTGCGTAAATGTACATGTAGTAACTTACATGTTGATTTGTGAGAAGTCAGAGATGTTTAGCTCGAGTATTTTGTATAGCTTAAATTAATTACTTTAGGATTAAATTGTCATCTTTCGCAGATCTcaaaaatttgttcttttttcataTTAGGAGAAAAGTTGTGAATCAGAAGTCACTCTAGATCGAAGGATTAGGGTTAAGTGCGGTGTAGAAACTATATATTGATTTGtacaagtaaaaaattattaggatagtaaatattttgcagatgtttaatttataaatcaGAGATTAGAACGAAAAAGATTTCatgattaaaaaagaagagTTTACCATAacgcgataaatattttatgatttaaatGATTTCCAAATAATTGAAGGGAAATGAACGGATGAAATATCGACTCTTAACGGGGCAAGGTACGACATAACTTATCCATAGATTGGGGTAAAAATCAATTCGCGAAACATTTCGTGCGCAGATGCGAAGGGGTTAACGATGCTAAAGGTAGAGCGTATTGTactgtcaaaaaaaaaaagaatattcataTTCGTATTGAATATTAAGGAGATATTCCATCgtagattttttaaagaatcagTCCGTTTTTATACTCGTTCTTCTAGGGTGCTATAATTTTACTTGCATCATTGAGATCTATTGAGTTTCCATCACAAATGGCATTACATATTCCATTAGAAAAATTATgtgtaattttttcaaaattcagtctattttattttatattgttatattattacgtttctGTAAATTACGTAATAGAAATTATTGTGTAATGTTAATTCTTACAATTAATTGCgaaagaattaatttattaaaacaatatacaactGGAAAAGCTATTTGTATTCAACATTAAATTCGCGTTCTCTTCATTGCAACAGGTGTATTTCACTCGTGTTAACTGATCGATGCTCTCTTGACAGCTCTAAACAGTAAACAGGCATCGAGAGCGCTTGTCGGAAGTCCCGATTGCGACATTCAAATCTTGAAGCATATCGGTTGAAGGGTCCATCATGGACTCGGTATCTATCGATCTGAACAAGTGCATGCACGTGCATTCATAATGAGCGTAATAGCAATGACGTCGTGAAAACTGAGGAAACTGATAGGAAATGCGAGTTAGAGCACAGTACGAAACACGGTTTAATTTCTacgttttgtttttgttttttttttttttcgtagacGTATCAAcaattaatagaatttattttggtttatttcttattatctttttctttttttcaagaattttaaagaatttcttttttgatCATTTTCGAGATTATAGTTAGTGAGGTCTTTCTATGaaacttttctattttatatcgatattttatatacatttaactGGTGTAAGGTTTTTAGAAGGAGTGATATAACTTTGGTTTTCTggtttttttatcttatttttgtaATCTTCTGATCGATCTGTAAACAACGGCTCTTGACAGATTCTTAGAATCTTTCCCTGATGGATTTCTTTCAGTTTATAGGTAGATTGACATTCCATTAAGTTGTCAAATTGAACAGAAGTTCGAAATTTGATGAATTATTTCATCGATCAAACTAaacctttctcctttcttttaaaataataaacgaatCGAATGTCTGTATGAGTAATATTAAGAATATCACAAATATACACGAAAgttaatagtttatatcgtttatttaaaaattgaaatttgttgcTTAGATTTTGAATCTAATTGACCAGGCATTTATCGATAGGGTACCCAGTATTCGAGTAAATCTCCCATTTTCTGAAGCATCATTCGTAATAAACGATCTCTCATGTATTGCAAACAATCTTGTTCAAAAATACCGTCAGATAGACGTTGCCAgcatcatttttaatttttaacttaagTGTAGTTTCGAAAAActtgtacaatttcattttgtccattatgcaatttaaaaaagacaaaaaCCCCTAAAGAAGATAAATTCCAATCTTCGCTCCTatgtaagaaaatatatgtattttgccAAGATTAAAATATCTTCTAAACTAGTGATTTTTcgacataaatattttaatgctattttgtaagaaataatAAACTGCATCGATTATGCATGAAAAATTACATACATGatctacaaatttaaaaaaaagcgtATGTTATCTTCTATTACGTATACGCGTCCATCTGTGGAACAACTAATTATAGCAGATTGTGTTCCCCTCGAAACCATTCGCTTTCTTCTTTGTCTGAACTATTTCTTTATGTAGCAGataatttatcaataatttgCATTTATAGATTAAAATTGGACACCCTATATGTACATTACCATCTACAAGTCATCGGACACTTGCCTACTTTGAGCAAAACGGCTGTTAGAATGTCTACAAATACGATACTTTCGACGTTATGTAATTTCAACATTTGACGTAAAAACTAACTTTAGCTAACTTTATctcgtaataaaaattacatggTAGTATAAActcgtgtatattttaattcgacCGACTGACTTATGGGTAGACGGTAAAATCAATTCAGAAGATCGTATCTATGTGCTAACAATCATTTTGCCCAAAATAAACAAGTGTCCAGTGATCTATGAACGGGAGTGTAAATGGTTGCTCCAATAAAATTTGTCTCGACTTAACGGAACGCTTCGTTTGTGCGATAGCTAAATCGATCGATAATACATTGTAGCGAGTTATTTGCGAATGAAAGGTGTGCCAAAATATCCACGTTTGACGTGCACACGCGTGCATCCGAGCGAGTGCAGAGGGTCGCGCTTCCGCAACCTTGAATTACCTCGTCTCCCAGTGTCTAGAGCGAACGATACATCTGGCCGCGAGCCTGGCGCTCCGGAAATCACTCGAATcacgaaataattgaaaatagtcATCGGGTTCGAGGCAGCGTGCACCGTTGCATAACGAATTTCCTTCGAGACCAGTCATCGTTCTGGAATTTTGTGAGAATTAACCCTGCTAACATTCTCGATGATCTAGAGCCATCGATGTTACGACTGCTGCTACTCGTTTAACAACGCGTTAATATTATCCAGTGATAATGACAGACCTTCGTTTCAATCATCCTCGATGATGTTTGCACGATGTGACGCATCTTTGGCCTTTCTTCGACATGGTTAATTATTACTTCAATAACACGAGTatgtttgaaaaaagaaaaaaagaaaaggaaaggaaatagCTATGGTAATTACATGAATGTTATCATCAAGCGATGGTTTATGAATGGATCTCTGCTTTTCTTCAAGATGATATCTCATAtttaatttccttctttctaACGTCTGTAATTTTTTTAACTGAAGGATCGTTTTCCTACCTTGTTCTATCGTTTGATATTATATactgtatgtatattaatatacactGTTGGCGATAAGTATCAGGGCACTTACCAATATTTGGGACAAATTGAATGCCTTTccttgcttttattttttaggtattttataatataagatACCGAATAAAATATctgtttttcaataaatatagcAAGTAGGCACCGTAATCCTTATGATCGACAGTGTATCTTCGTCgttctatttttattcataattcAAATGCAAACACGCTTCACAAGGAAGTGAGGACAAACGAGGCATTATGATCAGCTAGCTTCGCATCTGGTGGTTGAGGTTTAGCATTGGCATGTATCGAGCTGCATTTCAATTCCTaccagtaataataatagttccTTCGCCGCTTGAATCATGCAGCTCGCTCGAATACTTAAACAAATATATCACAGTCCTTTTAGACTCCATCTTAAAATTGTAACAGAGATACAGTAGAAGAAGTAGTTTCTCACGAAGGAGCCTCATTTATTCCCACGTTACATTTGtcgagtaaataaataataatttttcaaataagagagagatagaaaataaaagcgaATAATTTACGAAAGTGGAATGTTGGTAATATGAGATTGATcgacaaaacgtataaaatacgaaaaatgtgactttgaaaatatttgaaattaaaaatctaaTCAGCAAAGACCAATTGATCATCCATCGCACTTTCTTAAATCATTATTACATAACAAACGTATTTGTTTAGTTGCACGAATCTTTGCATGAAAATAACAATGATGTCAACGAGTCGGAAATAAATCTTCCTATCTTGAtctaaaaattgtttcaaagtGTTCGTATCATCACACGTACAATTAGATCAGACAAGGGGAACGAATCTAGGTAAAAGCAACAAGATTTTGCCGATTAGATCACTGCCTAACTGTGGTAATGCAACAAGCGAAACCCGAAAAGCTACGATTACAAACTATTACATGATTTAGAATATCTTAGTTAATTTGGTAGTTCTTGTATTGATTTATGATTCTCTAAATTGTCCTTTACAATGGATCTATTGAATTCTCGTCTATAGGTAGAATATTTCCTGCATTGAAAAATGAGGTGCTCTATTATGTTTGCAGCAATTGGTACTTACGATTGTTCAATACGTAGAAATCTAAAATTGACTTATTTGCTCACCTTCTCTTCGAGAATATCTCCTCTTACATGCGATTAGCCATTTTTGCATAGATGCAGAAAACGCGTTATGAAAAGGGTAACGGTGGCGCGAGTTTATTCGACaaacaaatacatttttttacacAAATTTATTAACCGCTTTGTTGATAATCAAAATATTGGGATTACTTAACAAGCCCGTAAGTAAATTCTAGACTCagaactttatatttatattgaatatttgtatttaaaattttgatattCTCAGGTTCCGATATTTCCATTTACAGTTTTAATATCTGAAACTTCGTATTGATT contains:
- the LOC100649429 gene encoding mucin-2 isoform X1 is translated as MVGIVGLFLCALLCASVSDVQGACKQLQNDDMIEYSCTGGQLSDLDNLPASTGKIRISHMPIQRITADTFSRFGLDLWVLGCSYCGIMDIEPGAFEHLSNLQQLSFDNNHLTTIKESWFRKLNYLTYLDLNYNNIESIEDGLFKNLPGLVDLRLSGNRLECLNLEDMSHLKGLKRIFLSENSEFKCPKAVSAFLEKRGVSFDSDPEWSRIPNDLIYPETPYDYDEESSIEGQSIEEQSTPLPAHRERLHPTITPSPIATTQYTPPPFRTTEEVVYRPHNSPDWRTTPRTDADPYGSRPKTTVPPYDVNRIYHQSVPEEYWRTTTILYGSGGEATNPSYDEDTRAPYIPPRTVAPIERVTYPQRETTDYSSQDITTLSSWPRTSESVGAGGEYEVYPPHRNQDKHYTEQPDYSNPPNSVLLASSQIPPHVELNTERSMDPYSGWSAKNSVPSNEKYPPTSVPNIENRASEISVPSLYTTQSIHSIPYVPGVMVQPAHPENVYQPPYYDPAVTIHSPPSVNNWPQQEEGTSAIVQIETTTDKPLPNCTTRNLSSSSQSSITMIIVSFLLAIRVLVEGF